One genomic region from Anaeromusa acidaminophila DSM 3853 encodes:
- a CDS encoding response regulator, which translates to MGQDPFILLVEDNPDDELLTQRAFRKNNILNRIEVVRDGAEALDFLLAKGSYAQRDPFHVPQIILLDLKLPKVDGLEVLRCIRETEATRLLPVIVLTSSKEEQDLASCYALGANSYIRKPVDFNQFILAVQQLGLYWLVLNEQPPLRRDGV; encoded by the coding sequence ATGGGACAGGATCCATTCATTTTATTAGTCGAGGATAATCCGGACGATGAACTGCTGACGCAACGGGCTTTTCGAAAGAATAATATTTTAAATCGCATCGAGGTGGTACGTGACGGTGCGGAAGCGTTAGATTTTTTACTAGCCAAAGGTAGTTATGCACAGCGGGATCCCTTTCATGTGCCGCAGATTATTTTGTTGGATTTAAAATTGCCGAAGGTGGATGGCTTGGAAGTGTTGCGCTGCATTCGGGAAACCGAGGCTACGCGGTTGTTGCCTGTGATTGTGCTGACCTCCTCTAAAGAGGAGCAGGATTTGGCCAGTTGCTACGCGTTAGGAGCCAACAGCTACATACGCAAGCCGGTTGACTTTAATCAATTCATTTTGGCGGTGCAACAGTTAGGGTTATATTGGCTGGTGCTTAATGAACAGCCGCCGCTGAGGAGGGACGGGGTATGA
- a CDS encoding HD domain-containing phosphohydrolase, translated as MNEKKLAVLIVEDNEDDALLLIRELRRGGYEPDALRVETREEMQEALQQRNWEVILSDYSLPGFSGVEALEVLQASGQDIPFLIQSGAIGEEAAVELMRAGAHDFIPKGKMLRLLPALERELGDVAARRQRREAEQQLKEKERLITSTLDAMRLYIAVLDENGRVIYGNKAWYRRSRMVYNLKAKEVLGIDFVEFIQQRAGERKRKWAVALSHGIRSILEGDEEAFSMELPFDNGDETMQWFRVEANRFADEGPLRIVVSYEDITSRKQMEEHLNYLSMYDMVTGFHNRLYFETVLQNYAQNHYAPVGILTCDIDGMKLVNDTLGIEVGDVLLMQTAELIRQVMPEEALVHRIGGNEFAVVFANTTREEISHYARQLQQRISWYNEHEAEEKSRGVSLSVSIGFALDGRGGEDGVLQCYKEAENHMYREKLHSGRSAKSAIVQTVMKLLEARDYITEGHADRMQEWAEAMGRSLGLAESRLVDLRLLAKFHDIGKVGIPDRILFKPGRLDDEEFFLMKEHPAIGHRIAQVAPDLNPIAESILRHHEWWDGSGYPIGLKGEEIPLECRILAIVDAYDAMRSDRPYRKALSEEAALQELRDYSGRQFDPMLVELFLRLKQKRK; from the coding sequence ATGAATGAAAAAAAGCTGGCCGTTCTCATCGTGGAAGACAATGAAGATGATGCACTGCTTTTAATCCGGGAACTTCGCCGTGGGGGCTATGAGCCGGATGCCTTGCGGGTGGAAACGCGGGAGGAAATGCAAGAGGCTTTGCAGCAGCGAAATTGGGAAGTAATTTTATCAGACTACTCTTTGCCTGGTTTTAGCGGCGTAGAGGCGTTGGAAGTTCTCCAAGCCTCCGGTCAGGATATACCTTTTTTGATCCAGTCCGGCGCCATCGGCGAAGAAGCGGCAGTGGAATTGATGCGGGCCGGAGCGCATGATTTTATTCCTAAGGGCAAGATGCTGCGGTTGCTGCCGGCGTTAGAACGTGAGTTGGGAGATGTGGCTGCAAGGCGGCAGCGTCGGGAAGCGGAGCAACAGCTAAAAGAAAAGGAACGATTGATTACTTCTACTCTTGATGCGATGCGCCTATATATTGCTGTGTTGGATGAAAACGGGCGCGTCATATATGGCAACAAGGCTTGGTATCGCCGGTCGCGCATGGTATATAATCTGAAAGCCAAAGAAGTTCTTGGCATTGATTTTGTGGAGTTTATTCAGCAGCGTGCGGGAGAAAGAAAGCGCAAATGGGCGGTCGCTTTAAGTCATGGCATTCGCAGCATTCTCGAAGGCGATGAAGAGGCTTTTTCTATGGAGCTTCCCTTTGATAACGGCGACGAAACAATGCAGTGGTTTCGGGTGGAGGCCAATCGTTTTGCCGATGAGGGACCCTTGCGGATTGTAGTGTCGTATGAGGATATTACGTCGCGCAAGCAAATGGAAGAGCATCTAAACTATTTAAGCATGTATGATATGGTGACCGGCTTCCATAATCGTCTTTATTTTGAAACGGTGCTGCAGAACTATGCGCAAAATCACTATGCGCCAGTGGGCATTCTTACTTGCGATATTGACGGCATGAAGCTGGTCAACGATACGTTGGGCATTGAAGTCGGCGATGTTTTATTAATGCAGACGGCGGAACTCATTCGCCAGGTTATGCCGGAAGAAGCCTTGGTGCATCGCATTGGCGGTAATGAGTTTGCAGTGGTCTTTGCCAATACGACGCGCGAAGAAATCAGCCATTATGCGCGGCAATTACAGCAGCGCATCAGTTGGTATAATGAGCATGAAGCTGAAGAGAAAAGCCGCGGCGTTTCCTTGAGCGTGTCAATAGGCTTTGCTTTAGACGGGCGCGGCGGTGAAGACGGCGTGCTGCAATGCTACAAAGAAGCGGAAAATCATATGTATCGCGAAAAACTGCATAGCGGGCGCAGTGCGAAGAGCGCCATCGTGCAGACGGTAATGAAGCTGCTGGAAGCGAGAGACTATATTACCGAAGGACATGCGGATCGGATGCAGGAATGGGCGGAAGCCATGGGGCGTTCTCTAGGCTTGGCGGAAAGCCGCTTAGTGGACTTGCGACTCTTGGCCAAATTCCATGATATCGGCAAAGTGGGCATTCCGGACCGTATCTTATTCAAACCGGGGCGTCTGGATGATGAAGAATTCTTTTTAATGAAGGAACATCCTGCGATTGGTCATCGTATTGCCCAAGTGGCGCCGGATCTGAATCCGATTGCGGAAAGCATTTTGCGGCATCACGAATGGTGGGATGGAAGCGGATACCCCATCGGATTAAAAGGGGAAGAAATTCCGCTGGAATGCCGGATCTTGGCAATTGTGGACGCCTACGACGCCATGCGCAGCGATCGTCCTTATCGCAAGGCCTTGAGCGAAGAAGCGGCGCTGCAGGAGTTGCGGGACTATAGCGGCCGTCAGTTCGATCCCATGCTGGTAGAGCTTTTCCTGCGCTTGAAACAGAAACGGAAATAA
- the serC gene encoding 3-phosphoserine/phosphohydroxythreonine transaminase gives MSDRIFNFNAGPAVLPLEVLQEAQADFLNYKGTGMSITEISHRSKAYEEVNTQAEADTKELLGLGDDYRVLFLQGGASTQFAAIPMNFLPQGATADYILTGSWSEKALKEAQLLGNTHVAATTADGNYKRIPKMEEIKLSEKPAYVHITSNNTIYGTEWQQFPTFGDVPLIADMSSDMLSRPFDATKFAMIYAGAQKNLGPAGVTLVILRQDMIERCPKNIPTMLRYDIHAKKDSLYNTPPAFSVYMVHLVLKWLKKNGGLTAMAERNQAKAKLVYDVIDAAPGFFSGHADKDSRSLMNVTFRLPSEDLEKQFVAEATAAGLGGLKGHRSVGGLRASIYNAMPQAGCQALADFMKEFQRKNG, from the coding sequence ATGAGCGATCGTATTTTCAATTTTAACGCCGGCCCGGCTGTACTGCCTTTGGAGGTGCTCCAAGAAGCCCAAGCCGATTTCCTCAACTACAAGGGAACCGGCATGTCCATCACGGAAATCAGCCATCGTTCCAAAGCCTATGAAGAAGTAAATACCCAAGCGGAAGCCGACACCAAAGAACTGCTCGGCCTCGGCGACGACTATCGCGTCCTCTTCCTGCAAGGCGGCGCCAGCACACAGTTTGCCGCTATTCCCATGAACTTCCTGCCCCAGGGCGCTACCGCCGACTACATTCTCACCGGTTCTTGGTCGGAAAAAGCATTAAAAGAAGCGCAGCTTCTAGGTAATACCCATGTCGCCGCCACCACGGCTGACGGCAATTATAAACGCATTCCTAAAATGGAAGAAATCAAGCTTAGCGAAAAGCCAGCCTATGTACACATTACTTCCAACAATACCATCTACGGTACCGAATGGCAGCAATTCCCAACCTTCGGTGATGTTCCCTTAATCGCCGACATGTCTTCGGACATGCTCAGCCGTCCCTTCGACGCCACCAAATTTGCCATGATCTATGCGGGAGCCCAAAAAAACCTTGGGCCTGCAGGGGTTACTCTGGTTATCCTGCGCCAAGACATGATCGAACGCTGCCCTAAAAACATCCCTACCATGCTGCGCTATGATATCCATGCCAAGAAAGACTCCCTCTATAACACACCGCCTGCTTTCTCGGTCTACATGGTGCACCTGGTATTGAAATGGCTGAAGAAAAACGGCGGCCTCACCGCTATGGCCGAACGCAATCAAGCCAAAGCCAAGCTGGTATACGACGTCATCGACGCTGCTCCGGGCTTCTTCAGCGGTCATGCAGACAAAGACAGCCGTTCTTTAATGAACGTCACCTTCCGCCTGCCGTCAGAAGATCTCGAAAAGCAGTTTGTCGCCGAAGCTACGGCTGCTGGCCTGGGCGGACTCAAAGGCCATCGCTCCGTCGGCGGCCTGCGCGCTTCCATCTATAACGCCATGCCTCAAGCCGGCTGCCAAGCACTGGCTGATTTCATGAAAGAATTCCAGCGTAAAAACGGCTAA
- a CDS encoding DUF1015 family protein, with product MIDLQAFAGVRPLPEAAAAIAAPPAQELDAAAVRHETQTHPLSFLRVTRSDAFGDDQRYHLARKNLDALLQQGLLQQDAAPCLYLYQHHTEEEAQIALIGLLPTTTVLDLPAVNENLASEQAAHILATEAHTRLPVLTYTATRQSELLLGAIVASRTAAYDFFTPDGHNHTLYVIDDADDIAALRSILTGTNLQIAAGAHLIAAARQAALAPNSPPTSTCFPVLLTGLPPHLKKPEAFGFLDALVLHLL from the coding sequence ATGATAGATTTACAAGCATTTGCCGGCGTTCGTCCCCTGCCGGAGGCGGCAGCCGCTATCGCGGCGCCGCCGGCGCAGGAACTTGACGCTGCCGCCGTTCGCCACGAAACGCAAACACATCCGCTCAGTTTTTTGCGGGTAACGCGCAGCGACGCTTTCGGTGATGATCAACGTTATCACCTAGCTCGCAAAAATCTGGACGCACTGCTGCAGCAAGGGCTGCTCCAACAAGACGCGGCTCCTTGTCTCTACTTATACCAGCATCACACAGAAGAGGAAGCCCAAATTGCTCTGATTGGCCTGTTGCCTACGACTACCGTCTTAGACCTGCCAGCAGTGAACGAAAACCTGGCCTCTGAGCAGGCGGCTCATATTTTAGCGACTGAGGCCCACACTCGCCTGCCTGTCCTGACGTATACGGCAACACGCCAAAGCGAGCTGCTCCTTGGCGCCATTGTCGCCAGCCGTACAGCAGCATATGATTTTTTTACTCCTGACGGACATAATCATACGCTGTATGTAATCGACGACGCCGACGATATTGCCGCGTTGCGCTCCATTCTTACCGGCACGAATCTTCAAATCGCCGCCGGAGCGCACCTTATCGCCGCCGCAAGACAAGCCGCACTGGCGCCCAACAGCCCGCCGACAAGCACATGTTTCCCGGTACTGTTGACAGGTCTGCCGCCTCACCTAAAAAAGCCGGAAGCCTTTGGCTTTCTTGACGCTTTAGTTCTGCACTTATTGTAA